A window of the Proteus terrae subsp. cibarius genome harbors these coding sequences:
- a CDS encoding ABC transporter substrate-binding protein, translated as MSIRFGWRQSLITLTCLAALSAPFATSAQTLKLAIGEEPTEGFDPMLGWSHGSYLLLHSPLLKQKADLSWYSNMLSDYQPSEDGKTWKLTLKPDLKFSDGLPLTAKDIVFTYNNAAASGGKVDMGNFLSAKADDDLNVTITLKAPQSTFVNVLGSLGIVSADKYDEKTYAQKPIGAGPYRMVSFQPGQQLIVEANPYYAGQKNDFEKLIFVFLDEDAAFAAAQSGQLGIVRIPPATATMAKNLPNTKLWERPSVENRGIVFPMVKSGAKNAQGYDIGNDITADIAIRKAINYALDRKLLSEQVLDGYAVPAYTGVKGLPWDQTEAAFKDGDVEKAKQILEDAGWKLNKNGIREKDGLEAKLTLWYTSGDATRRDLAESIRALVQPLGIQMDLKSGSWDTVERYMHSNPTLFGWGSLDPMELYHHYSANAAGVGYYNPGYYKNPEVEKHLQAALDAHTWQEAVPHWKAVEWDGKNGVGVKGDAAWAWLMNVQHTYLTNPCVDLGTGTPEIHGSWSLLNSVDTWKWTCQ; from the coding sequence ATGTCTATTCGGTTTGGTTGGCGTCAATCATTAATTACGTTGACTTGCTTAGCTGCATTAAGTGCCCCTTTTGCAACATCTGCTCAAACGTTGAAATTAGCCATTGGTGAAGAGCCAACCGAAGGTTTTGACCCAATGCTGGGATGGAGCCATGGTAGTTATTTACTTCTTCATAGCCCATTATTGAAGCAAAAGGCGGATCTCTCTTGGTATAGCAATATGTTAAGTGACTATCAGCCAAGTGAAGATGGTAAAACATGGAAATTAACCTTAAAACCTGACTTAAAATTCTCTGATGGCTTGCCACTTACAGCAAAAGATATCGTCTTTACCTATAACAATGCGGCTGCCAGTGGCGGTAAAGTGGATATGGGTAACTTCCTTTCAGCCAAAGCCGATGATGATTTAAATGTCACTATTACGTTAAAAGCACCACAAAGTACTTTTGTGAACGTACTAGGCTCTTTAGGTATTGTTTCTGCTGATAAGTATGATGAAAAAACCTACGCACAAAAGCCGATTGGTGCAGGCCCTTATCGGATGGTAAGTTTCCAACCTGGTCAGCAATTAATTGTTGAAGCTAACCCTTATTATGCGGGGCAGAAAAATGATTTTGAAAAACTCATTTTTGTTTTCCTAGATGAAGATGCAGCTTTTGCTGCTGCTCAAAGTGGGCAACTGGGTATTGTGCGTATTCCACCAGCAACGGCTACAATGGCTAAGAATTTGCCCAATACGAAATTGTGGGAAAGGCCGAGTGTTGAAAACCGTGGTATTGTTTTTCCAATGGTAAAATCAGGCGCAAAGAATGCACAAGGTTATGATATTGGTAACGATATCACCGCAGATATCGCTATTCGTAAAGCGATTAACTATGCTCTTGACCGCAAATTGTTATCAGAGCAAGTGCTTGATGGTTATGCCGTTCCTGCGTATACCGGTGTAAAAGGGCTTCCTTGGGATCAAACTGAGGCTGCATTTAAAGATGGTGATGTTGAAAAGGCAAAACAAATTCTTGAAGATGCCGGTTGGAAACTCAATAAAAATGGTATTCGTGAAAAAGACGGTTTAGAGGCGAAACTCACCTTATGGTATACCAGTGGTGATGCAACTCGTCGCGATTTAGCCGAGTCAATTCGTGCGCTAGTACAACCTCTCGGCATTCAAATGGATCTTAAATCAGGCAGTTGGGATACTGTAGAGCGCTATATGCACTCAAATCCGACTTTATTTGGCTGGGGTAGTCTTGATCCTATGGAGTTATATCATCACTACAGTGCGAATGCTGCTGGTGTTGGTTATTATAATCCGGGTTATTATAAAAATCCTGAAGTCGAAAAACATCTACAAGCCGCACTTGATGCCCATACATGGCAAGAAGCCGTTCCTCATTGGAAAGCAGTGGAATGGGATGGTAAAAATGGCGTTGGTGTAAAAGGTGATGCTGCTTGGGCTTGGTTGATGAATGTGCAACATACTTACCTAACTAATCCTTGTGTTGATCTGGGTACAGGAACACCTGAAATCCATGGTTCATGGTCATTATTAAATAGCGTAGATACTTGGAAGTGGACTTGTCAGTAA
- a CDS encoding glycosyltransferase, translating to MSSFVPQLSIVVAVYNGEKFLSEFFSYLQAQKLPSWELILVDDGSNDNSLKLLYEWKDKFPDVTILTQENQGVSVARNTGFKIARGQYVAFPDIDDVIDARMYPRLLEIALADDLDIATCNGNYVYADGRPSRPIFPSNRLQTTDVLTGPQWLERALESKKFLHVTWLNIYRRDFLLAHGYYFEPGLHHQDIPWTTEALLTAKRVKYIDERYYDYFIHSGSVSHTTPDDAIHVRTIHNYMKILEMLDAINQKHKDVTKNINACYWQIAKEGLGIIHSIGSIQSIEVKKQIVKEFFDRGIWTLIWQNAKDFRLRWRLGRRYFKLKRILNT from the coding sequence ATGTCTTCTTTTGTACCTCAATTAAGTATTGTGGTCGCCGTTTATAATGGCGAGAAGTTTTTATCAGAATTTTTTAGTTATTTACAAGCGCAGAAACTACCAAGTTGGGAGCTTATTCTTGTTGATGATGGTTCTAACGATAATTCATTAAAATTACTTTATGAATGGAAGGATAAATTTCCTGATGTCACTATTTTGACACAAGAAAACCAAGGTGTTTCCGTTGCTCGAAATACAGGGTTTAAAATAGCTCGTGGCCAATATGTGGCGTTTCCTGATATTGATGATGTCATTGATGCCAGAATGTATCCACGTCTACTTGAAATCGCGCTTGCTGATGATTTAGATATTGCAACTTGTAATGGTAATTATGTCTATGCAGATGGGCGCCCTTCACGACCTATATTTCCATCTAACCGCTTACAGACAACAGATGTTTTAACGGGGCCTCAATGGCTTGAGCGTGCTCTTGAATCGAAAAAGTTTTTACATGTAACTTGGTTAAATATTTATCGTCGCGATTTTCTACTTGCTCATGGTTATTATTTTGAGCCAGGTTTACATCATCAAGATATTCCGTGGACAACAGAAGCATTATTAACCGCTAAACGTGTTAAATATATTGATGAGCGTTACTACGATTATTTTATTCACTCTGGATCTGTTTCTCATACAACACCGGATGATGCTATTCATGTTCGAACAATTCATAATTACATGAAAATATTAGAGATGCTTGATGCTATTAATCAAAAGCATAAGGATGTCACTAAAAATATCAATGCATGCTATTGGCAAATTGCCAAAGAAGGTTTAGGCATTATTCACTCAATCGGTTCTATTCAATCTATTGAAGTTAAAAAACAAATAGTTAAAGAATTTTTTGATAGAGGAATTTGGACACTTATCTGGCAGAATGCGAAAGATTTTAGATTGCGTTGGCGTTTAGGACGACGCTATTTCAAATTAAAAAGAATATTAAATACATGA
- a CDS encoding type II toxin-antitoxin system HipA family toxin: MEKITLQAFLNQEWVDIAIINFPKYDRMLYASKYDITYPITELEYETSYSIEHLYQDDQHAVSINHPVELYFDDSGSPGWLKFLDDIVPSGASRRYWLQYLDIAELSTEQQNYELLHHGTISPIGNLRVKESLPAPSPLNRNLFFTINDVKNRASDFLDYAQRKGAAAGGATGAGGEAPKLLLRCNDNEEVWIDTYQDDISNLDKYYLVKFPRGSRSVVDCNILRTEYHFYHELTDMGFDTIPIKDMRLEEGDNYPSLWLPRFDIKIENNKIIRLAMESVYSILNKAPGTTLYHETVIKELIDKINQSNMVTEFGFQFNTANFIIEWVRRDLLNIIFGNSDNHGRNTSLIRYNNAIYLAPIYDFAPMKADPEGIARTTKWGSHSEIGGEYNFINIADSLSDLIAPEQLLNALQETAQQLLTLKERLEMRGVPTQILTMPSFGFDFIPNKLERWGLLP, translated from the coding sequence ATGGAAAAGATAACATTACAAGCTTTCCTGAACCAAGAATGGGTAGATATTGCCATTATTAATTTTCCTAAGTATGACCGTATGTTATATGCCAGTAAATATGATATTACTTATCCAATTACTGAGTTGGAATATGAAACAAGTTATTCAATAGAGCATCTTTATCAAGATGATCAACATGCCGTTTCTATTAATCATCCTGTTGAACTTTATTTTGATGATAGTGGCTCACCTGGCTGGCTTAAATTCTTAGATGATATTGTGCCTAGTGGAGCAAGTCGACGATATTGGCTCCAATATCTTGATATTGCTGAACTTAGCACTGAGCAACAAAATTATGAATTACTTCATCACGGTACTATTTCTCCCATTGGAAACTTAAGAGTAAAAGAGTCATTACCCGCACCGTCTCCCTTAAATAGAAATCTTTTTTTCACTATTAATGATGTAAAGAATCGTGCGAGTGACTTTTTAGATTATGCTCAACGTAAAGGAGCGGCAGCTGGTGGTGCAACAGGTGCTGGAGGTGAGGCCCCCAAATTATTATTAAGGTGCAATGATAATGAGGAAGTTTGGATTGATACTTATCAAGACGATATATCTAATCTTGATAAATATTATTTAGTTAAATTTCCTAGAGGGAGCCGTTCAGTTGTAGATTGTAATATTTTAAGAACAGAATATCATTTTTATCATGAACTTACAGATATGGGATTCGATACGATCCCAATTAAAGATATGCGTTTAGAAGAAGGTGATAATTATCCTTCTTTATGGTTACCTAGGTTTGATATAAAAATAGAAAATAATAAAATTATTCGTTTAGCTATGGAGTCTGTCTATTCCATATTGAATAAAGCACCAGGTACAACGCTATATCATGAAACTGTTATCAAAGAATTAATAGATAAAATTAACCAAAGCAATATGGTTACTGAGTTTGGTTTTCAATTTAATACGGCAAATTTTATTATCGAGTGGGTAAGGCGAGATTTATTAAATATTATTTTTGGTAATAGTGATAATCATGGGCGAAATACTTCTTTAATAAGATATAACAACGCAATTTATCTCGCACCTATTTATGATTTTGCACCGATGAAAGCGGATCCAGAAGGTATTGCTAGAACGACAAAATGGGGCTCTCACAGTGAAATTGGCGGCGAGTACAATTTTATTAATATCGCAGATTCTTTATCTGATTTAATAGCACCAGAACAATTACTTAATGCATTACAAGAAACAGCACAACAATTGCTGACTTTAAAAGAAAGATTAGAAATGAGGGGTGTACCTACGCAAATTTTAACCATGCCTTCATTTGGCTTTGATTTCATACCTAACAAATTAGAACGCTGGGGATTATTACCATGA
- a CDS encoding helix-turn-helix transcriptional regulator, which translates to MNNVENKNHIDKFPTRASRKHQFVATTDRKQVISKIMAHLLFGEITQGEALKMLRIKVLGLNQDLYAKLINVSRKTLSEIENDRGNYSADIINKVFKPFGLKVGLVPSSPHILSSLLKESPPINE; encoded by the coding sequence ATGAACAATGTTGAAAATAAAAATCACATAGATAAATTTCCCACCAGAGCTTCTAGAAAGCATCAGTTTGTAGCAACAACTGATAGAAAACAAGTTATTAGCAAGATCATGGCTCATCTGTTATTCGGAGAAATAACTCAAGGAGAAGCATTGAAAATGTTAAGGATTAAAGTTCTAGGTTTGAATCAAGATCTTTATGCAAAACTCATCAATGTTTCACGTAAAACCTTGTCTGAAATAGAAAATGATAGAGGTAATTACTCTGCTGATATCATTAATAAAGTATTCAAACCTTTTGGCTTAAAAGTAGGACTTGTTCCTTCTTCACCACATATTTTATCTTCACTATTAAAAGAATCCCCTCCAATTAATGAGTAA
- the hycI gene encoding hydrogenase maturation peptidase HycI, with the protein MSKTMTAPKVVLTVGNSMMGDDGAGPLLAELMEANPIDGWIVINGGSAPENVSYQVRELQPQCVVVVDAADIGLNPGEIRVIDPDYIAEMFIMSTHNMPLNFLIDQLKDDIPDITFLGIQPDLVGFYYPMTEAVKNAVDKVYQGIKSWRVDYFPELEVCDEEDIEE; encoded by the coding sequence ATGAGTAAAACAATGACAGCACCTAAAGTGGTATTAACGGTCGGTAACAGCATGATGGGCGACGATGGTGCAGGCCCTCTGCTTGCTGAGTTAATGGAAGCAAACCCAATTGATGGATGGATTGTTATCAACGGGGGAAGTGCGCCTGAGAATGTTTCTTACCAAGTAAGAGAGTTACAACCGCAATGTGTTGTCGTTGTTGATGCTGCTGACATTGGTTTAAATCCAGGTGAGATCAGGGTGATAGATCCTGATTATATAGCGGAAATGTTTATTATGAGCACCCATAATATGCCGCTGAATTTTCTTATTGATCAATTAAAAGATGATATTCCTGATATTACTTTTCTAGGGATCCAACCTGATTTAGTCGGTTTTTATTACCCAATGACTGAAGCCGTAAAAAATGCCGTTGATAAAGTGTATCAAGGGATCAAGTCTTGGCGAGTTGATTACTTTCCAGAGCTTGAAGTTTGTGATGAAGAAGATATCGAAGAATAA
- a CDS encoding formate hydrogenlyase maturation HycH family protein — protein sequence MPDDAKVYFWSLRQKFVDSDDDIPEQAQQVMYYSLAIGHHVGMIDCLKTELVCPLEKYKAWIDLLPEGEAKRKMQGLLTFGEININSEHTHLLALAFDPIIKNDDPIFSEWSQTLIKLLGEIHAEPAIYLIVKRKP from the coding sequence ATGCCTGATGACGCTAAAGTTTACTTTTGGTCACTAAGACAAAAGTTTGTTGATAGCGACGATGATATTCCTGAGCAAGCGCAACAGGTGATGTACTATTCGCTCGCGATTGGTCACCACGTGGGTATGATTGATTGTCTAAAAACAGAGCTAGTCTGTCCTTTAGAAAAATATAAAGCATGGATTGATTTATTACCTGAAGGTGAAGCAAAACGCAAAATGCAGGGATTGCTGACATTTGGTGAAATCAATATTAACTCGGAGCATACTCACTTATTAGCGTTAGCATTTGATCCTATTATTAAAAATGACGATCCTATTTTTAGTGAATGGAGTCAAACGCTGATTAAATTACTGGGTGAGATCCACGCAGAACCTGCTATTTATTTGATTGTGAAGAGAAAACCATGA
- a CDS encoding NADH-quinone oxidoreductase subunit B family protein, protein MSLPEIPINHHVSQPITLDDQVQKLKQTLLKDIQRSAYVYRVDCGGCNGCEIEIFSAITPVFDAERFGIKVVASPRHADILLFTGAVTRQMRVPALRAYESAPDPKICISYGACGCGGGIFHDLYCVWGGSESIVPIDVWIPGCPPTPAATIYGFAVALGLLDQKLKGESHIEVENEKASLILPSIPLDARVMIEREARRLAGYYQGRQISDHFLTLLEGATIQEVSGRVDEWLRQANDPRLSEIVKRLVYSLSQGGIYA, encoded by the coding sequence ATGAGTCTACCAGAAATTCCCATTAATCATCATGTTAGCCAACCGATCACCCTTGATGATCAGGTACAAAAGCTAAAACAGACATTGTTGAAAGATATTCAGCGTTCAGCTTATGTTTATCGTGTTGACTGTGGTGGTTGTAATGGTTGTGAGATTGAAATTTTCTCCGCAATTACACCGGTTTTTGATGCTGAACGCTTTGGTATCAAAGTGGTAGCCTCACCTCGTCACGCTGATATTTTATTATTCACTGGCGCAGTAACGCGCCAGATGCGTGTTCCTGCATTACGTGCTTATGAATCAGCGCCAGATCCAAAAATTTGTATCTCTTATGGTGCTTGTGGTTGTGGTGGAGGTATTTTCCACGATCTGTATTGCGTATGGGGTGGTAGCGAATCTATCGTACCTATTGATGTGTGGATCCCTGGTTGTCCTCCAACGCCAGCTGCAACGATTTATGGTTTTGCTGTTGCATTGGGTTTGTTAGACCAAAAATTAAAAGGCGAATCACATATTGAAGTAGAAAATGAGAAAGCATCTCTAATTCTGCCTTCTATTCCTCTAGATGCTCGAGTGATGATTGAGCGTGAAGCACGTCGTCTTGCTGGTTATTATCAAGGAAGACAAATCAGTGATCATTTCCTTACCTTATTAGAAGGTGCCACTATTCAAGAAGTGAGTGGACGTGTTGATGAATGGCTACGACAAGCTAACGATCCTCGTTTATCAGAGATTGTAAAACGTCTTGTCTATTCATTAAGCCAAGGGGGAATTTATGCCTGA
- the hyfH gene encoding hydrogenase 4 subunit H yields MLKLFKTIIKTGEATTKYPFKPLDLPDGFRGKPEYDAQQCIVCGACTAACPANALTMETNLETGERHWQLFIGRCIYCGRCEEVCPTRAIVLSDMFETAVTKKSDLYIKGTFKLLNCRECHQPFTPRKSVEYAMELLVQSGWDEQTVEAMRPQFETCPECKRKHNLLSDGRENISVGEIGSTIK; encoded by the coding sequence ATGTTAAAATTGTTTAAAACCATAATCAAAACAGGCGAAGCAACGACCAAATATCCATTTAAGCCTCTGGATTTACCTGATGGTTTCAGAGGAAAGCCTGAATATGATGCACAGCAATGTATTGTCTGTGGTGCTTGCACCGCAGCCTGCCCTGCTAATGCGTTAACGATGGAAACGAATTTGGAAACAGGCGAGCGTCATTGGCAATTATTCATTGGTCGCTGTATTTACTGCGGTCGTTGTGAAGAAGTTTGCCCAACAAGAGCGATTGTTTTATCCGATATGTTTGAAACGGCAGTGACTAAAAAGTCAGATCTTTATATTAAAGGGACTTTTAAATTATTAAATTGCCGTGAATGCCATCAACCATTTACGCCTAGAAAATCAGTTGAATATGCGATGGAGCTATTAGTGCAATCAGGTTGGGATGAGCAAACAGTAGAAGCAATGCGCCCACAATTTGAAACTTGCCCTGAATGTAAGCGTAAACATAACTTGTTATCTGATGGTCGTGAAAATATTAGTGTGGGCGAAATTGGGAGTACAATAAAATGA
- a CDS encoding hydrogenase large subunit — translation MSYQNYVSRKEGKELGGDYVAKVREKFPSAVLDEERQTADQLTITVKTESLPEVVEYLYYGLGGWLPVLFGNDERSLNGDYAVYYALSMEEGEKCWVVVKAHVSPITLEFPSVTPRVPAAVWGEREIRDMYGLIPVGLPDERRLVLPDDWPEEMYPLRKDAMDYRQRPAPATEVETYPFLNEGKQDARVVPIGPMHITSDEPGHFRLFVDGENIVDADYRMFYVHRGMEKLAETRMGYNEVTFLSDRVCGICGFTHSVAYVTSVENALGIEVPRRAHTIRSILLEVERLHSHLLNIGLASHFTGFDTGFMQFFRIREKSMQIAEMLTGARKTYGLNLIGGIRRDILKDQRLKTIQLVREMRKEVTELVDILLSAPNMEQRTVGVGILDKKVARDFSPVGPMIRASGFKRDVRFDHPFADYGNLPLTLFSYEGGDVFSRVMVRIKEVLDSMAMIEYALDNLPEGPLLTEGFTYQPYKFALGFTEAPRGEDVHWSMLGDNQKLFRWRCRAATYANWPVLRYMLQGNTVSDAPLIIGSLDPCYSCTDRVTLVDVKKRKSKTVSYKEIERYSIERKNSPLK, via the coding sequence GTGAGCTACCAAAATTATGTCAGTAGAAAAGAGGGAAAAGAACTAGGTGGAGATTATGTTGCCAAAGTTCGTGAAAAATTCCCATCAGCTGTTCTTGATGAAGAGCGACAAACCGCTGATCAATTGACGATAACAGTAAAAACGGAATCACTTCCTGAAGTGGTGGAATACCTGTATTACGGCTTAGGCGGTTGGTTACCTGTTTTATTTGGTAACGACGAACGTAGTTTAAACGGGGACTATGCTGTTTACTACGCATTATCAATGGAAGAGGGTGAAAAATGCTGGGTGGTTGTAAAAGCCCACGTTAGCCCAATCACTTTAGAATTCCCGTCAGTAACACCGCGTGTACCCGCTGCTGTATGGGGGGAACGTGAAATCCGTGATATGTATGGCCTTATCCCAGTTGGTTTACCTGATGAACGCCGTTTAGTGCTTCCAGATGACTGGCCTGAAGAGATGTATCCACTGCGTAAAGATGCGATGGATTATCGCCAACGTCCAGCACCAGCGACTGAAGTTGAAACTTATCCTTTCTTGAATGAAGGTAAGCAAGATGCGCGCGTTGTACCAATTGGTCCTATGCACATTACCTCAGATGAACCAGGACACTTCCGCTTATTCGTAGACGGTGAAAATATTGTCGATGCTGATTACCGCATGTTCTATGTTCATCGTGGTATGGAAAAACTCGCTGAAACCCGCATGGGTTATAACGAAGTCACATTCTTATCAGACCGTGTGTGTGGTATCTGTGGTTTTACTCACAGTGTGGCGTATGTGACTTCTGTTGAAAATGCGTTAGGCATTGAAGTGCCTCGTCGTGCGCATACTATTCGTTCAATCTTATTAGAAGTTGAACGTCTTCATAGCCATTTATTGAATATTGGTTTAGCTAGCCACTTTACAGGCTTTGATACTGGCTTTATGCAATTTTTCCGTATTCGTGAAAAATCAATGCAGATTGCAGAAATGCTGACCGGTGCGCGTAAAACGTATGGCTTAAACTTAATTGGTGGTATTCGTCGCGATATTTTAAAAGATCAGCGTCTGAAAACAATTCAATTAGTTAGAGAAATGCGTAAAGAAGTCACTGAATTAGTGGATATACTTCTGTCTGCGCCAAATATGGAACAACGTACTGTCGGCGTAGGTATCTTAGATAAGAAAGTCGCTCGTGATTTTAGCCCAGTAGGTCCAATGATCAGAGCGAGTGGCTTTAAACGTGACGTGCGTTTTGATCACCCATTTGCAGATTATGGCAATCTTCCATTAACTCTCTTTAGTTATGAAGGCGGCGATGTCTTCTCTCGTGTGATGGTGCGTATCAAAGAGGTTTTAGATTCAATGGCAATGATTGAATACGCCTTAGATAACTTACCAGAAGGCCCATTATTAACCGAAGGCTTTACTTATCAACCCTATAAATTTGCATTAGGCTTTACTGAAGCGCCACGAGGCGAAGACGTTCACTGGAGTATGTTGGGTGATAACCAAAAATTATTCCGCTGGCGTTGCCGTGCTGCAACTTATGCTAACTGGCCTGTATTACGCTATATGTTGCAAGGAAATACTGTCTCTGATGCACCGTTAATTATCGGTAGTCTTGATCCTTGTTATTCCTGTACTGACAGGGTAACGCTCGTCGATGTGAAAAAACGTAAATCTAAAACAGTTTCTTATAAAGAAATTGAACGTTACAGCATCGAACGTAAAAATTCGCCGCTCAAGTGA
- a CDS encoding hydrogenase 4 subunit F gives MNQTTMLTILMFAPLVFSILAFLSPLLKAGARPVVTGIHAIGITVLLIAALGTVADVMSHGEILAAANWVHVDSLGALFLAILGIIGFLTGLYSIGYMNHEVDEDEISVRTLCNYYGFFHLFLFTMLLAITSNNLILMWAAIEATTLSSAFLVGIYGQRSSLEAAWKYIIICSVGVAFGLFGTILVYANAASFMPDPDQAIFWTEVLKYTDQLDPTLMHLAFVFILIGFGTKTGLFPMHAWLPDAHSEAPSPVSALLSAVLLNCALLIIIRYYIIIDAAIGTEFTRNLLLIFGFLSVAIAAFFILIQRDMKRLLAYSSVENMGLIAVALGIGGPIGILAALFHTLNHSLAKALLFCGSGNVLLKYGTRDLNVVKGMFKVMPLSAALFAGGALALGGMPPFNVFISEFMIVVAGLASQHIGLTILLLLLLTVVLGGLVRMVAKTVFGPKPDVVAKGELGILTTLPMVILIALMLLMGTHIPKPVSELLENAANIVMNIDKSESPTYAWPTALISNPSTSVQEM, from the coding sequence ATGAACCAAACAACCATGTTAACAATTTTAATGTTTGCACCGTTGGTATTTTCAATACTGGCGTTTCTAAGTCCGTTATTAAAAGCGGGTGCGCGTCCTGTTGTGACGGGGATTCATGCTATTGGTATCACCGTATTGTTAATCGCTGCATTAGGGACTGTGGCAGATGTCATGTCTCATGGCGAAATATTGGCTGCTGCTAATTGGGTTCATGTGGATAGCCTAGGCGCATTATTCCTTGCCATCTTAGGTATTATCGGCTTTTTAACGGGGCTTTATTCTATTGGCTATATGAATCACGAAGTGGATGAGGATGAAATCTCAGTACGCACTTTGTGTAACTACTATGGATTCTTCCACCTCTTTTTATTCACCATGTTATTAGCAATCACGAGTAATAACTTGATCTTAATGTGGGCGGCCATTGAAGCAACAACTCTAAGCTCTGCATTCTTAGTCGGAATTTATGGTCAACGTTCTTCTCTGGAAGCTGCGTGGAAGTACATCATCATTTGTAGTGTGGGGGTGGCGTTTGGTCTTTTTGGTACTATTTTGGTTTATGCCAATGCCGCAAGCTTTATGCCTGATCCAGATCAGGCCATCTTCTGGACTGAAGTGTTGAAATATACAGACCAGTTAGACCCAACACTGATGCATTTAGCTTTTGTCTTTATTTTAATCGGTTTCGGTACCAAAACGGGTTTATTCCCAATGCACGCATGGTTACCCGATGCGCACAGTGAAGCGCCAAGCCCAGTCAGTGCGCTGTTATCAGCTGTACTACTGAATTGCGCGCTATTAATCATCATTCGTTACTACATTATTATTGATGCGGCAATCGGTACTGAATTTACACGTAACTTACTGTTAATCTTTGGCTTCCTCTCTGTTGCTATCGCGGCGTTCTTTATTCTTATTCAGCGTGATATGAAACGTCTTTTAGCGTATTCCAGTGTGGAAAACATGGGATTAATTGCCGTTGCGTTAGGAATTGGCGGACCAATTGGTATTTTGGCCGCTTTATTCCACACCTTAAACCACAGCCTGGCGAAAGCACTGTTGTTCTGTGGCTCCGGTAACGTGTTATTGAAATACGGTACTCGTGATTTAAATGTCGTGAAAGGCATGTTTAAAGTGATGCCATTAAGTGCCGCTCTTTTTGCTGGTGGTGCTTTAGCGTTAGGCGGTATGCCTCCTTTCAACGTCTTTATCAGTGAATTTATGATTGTTGTAGCAGGTTTAGCTTCTCAGCACATTGGCTTAACTATCCTATTATTATTGTTATTGACAGTAGTATTAGGTGGGTTAGTTCGTATGGTGGCTAAAACTGTCTTTGGTCCAAAACCTGATGTTGTTGCTAAAGGTGAACTGGGAATTTTAACCACATTACCAATGGTCATTCTGATTGCACTTATGCTGTTAATGGGAACTCACATTCCTAAGCCTGTCAGCGAGTTGTTAGAAAATGCCGCTAATATCGTGATGAATATTGATAAAAGTGAGTCACCTACTTATGCATGGCCAACGGCTTTAATCAGCAATCCATCCACATCGGTTCAGGAGATGTAA
- the hyfE gene encoding hydrogenase 4 membrane subunit has product MTGALIVNNLAGLMMITSLLVIGAKKPIASCWFYALQSFVLVMIFVTLANTLDAHQLTLWAITAFFTKVLLVPLILGFAFRKLSDPSANISVISPALLMLLAAVIVILSWFVVEPIQIPMVVDLKPALAVSLGHFMLGLLCIVTQRNILKQAFGYCLMENGSHLTLALLAWRAPELVEIGIATDAIFAVIVMAVLARKIYRTLNTLNVDQLTALKG; this is encoded by the coding sequence ATGACTGGAGCACTTATCGTAAACAATCTAGCGGGGTTAATGATGATCACCTCGCTGCTGGTAATTGGCGCTAAAAAGCCGATTGCTTCATGTTGGTTCTATGCATTGCAATCTTTCGTTTTAGTGATGATCTTCGTCACTTTAGCCAATACATTAGATGCACACCAACTCACACTTTGGGCGATCACCGCCTTCTTTACTAAAGTTCTGCTTGTGCCACTTATTTTAGGATTTGCATTCCGTAAATTATCCGATCCTAGTGCGAATATCAGTGTTATTAGCCCTGCACTTTTAATGTTGTTGGCTGCTGTTATCGTTATTTTAAGTTGGTTTGTGGTTGAGCCAATTCAAATACCAATGGTTGTTGATTTGAAACCTGCACTCGCAGTTTCTTTAGGACATTTTATGTTGGGTCTGCTTTGTATCGTGACTCAACGAAATATCCTAAAACAAGCTTTTGGTTACTGCTTAATGGAAAACGGCTCTCACTTAACACTGGCACTATTAGCGTGGAGAGCACCAGAACTGGTCGAAATCGGTATCGCCACTGACGCCATCTTTGCTGTGATTGTTATGGCAGTGTTGGCTCGTAAGATTTACCGCACGCTCAACACACTGAACGTGGATCAACTGACCGCGCTGAAGGGGTGA